One Gordonia sp. SID5947 genomic region harbors:
- a CDS encoding PspA domain-containing protein: MPETAQPTSVPPSPGFGTTLPDPGYDESGVPTFDFVRDKIEHRIATAIGSEELAEASPEGQQVDEMMRKRDEAAKKKLDEIRKSMGQ, from the coding sequence CTGCCCGAAACGGCACAGCCCACGTCGGTTCCACCGTCGCCGGGATTCGGCACGACGCTCCCCGACCCGGGTTACGACGAGTCGGGCGTGCCGACCTTCGATTTCGTCCGCGACAAGATCGAGCACCGGATCGCCACGGCGATCGGCTCCGAGGAGCTCGCCGAGGCCTCCCCCGAGGGGCAGCAGGTCGACGAGATGATGCGCAAACGCGACGAGGCCGCCAAGAAGAAGCTCGACGAGATCCGCAAGTCGATGGGCCAATGA
- a CDS encoding DUF1844 domain-containing protein: MTENSYSSPAQMPGEGDADSDSGEGIAGLDQTDIDNVRDLADIPAIEVVTKAIVLLMSAAAEKLGLAEGADEDSVDLDEARRLITSLAGLVQASTEYLGIHAAPIRDGLKGLQLAFREASAHPDEPGEGPGEKYTGPVRAPRR; this comes from the coding sequence ATGACCGAGAACTCCTATTCGTCACCTGCACAGATGCCCGGTGAGGGCGACGCTGACAGTGACAGTGGCGAGGGGATCGCCGGTCTGGATCAGACCGATATCGACAACGTCCGGGACCTGGCCGATATTCCGGCGATCGAAGTGGTCACCAAGGCGATCGTGCTGCTGATGAGCGCTGCCGCGGAGAAATTGGGGCTCGCCGAAGGTGCCGACGAGGACTCCGTCGATCTCGATGAGGCGCGGAGGCTGATCACCTCGCTGGCGGGTCTCGTGCAGGCCTCCACCGAGTATCTGGGCATCCACGCGGCCCCGATCCGGGACGGCCTGAAGGGTCTGCAGCTGGCGTTCCGCGAGGCGAGCGCGCATCCCGACGAGCCCGGTGAAGGCCCCGGCGAGAAGTACACCGGTCCCGTCCGCGCTCCGCGCAGATAG
- the infC gene encoding translation initiation factor IF-3: MLGRGYQRRTDQGGPISTETRINERIRVPEVRLVGPNSEQVGIVRVEDALRLAIEADLDLVEVAPDARPPVCKIMDYGKFKYEAAQKQRESRRNQQMTVVKEQKLRPKIDDHDYETKKGHVVRFLEAGSKVKVTIMFRGREQSRPELGFRLLQRLGNDVADYGFIETSAKQDGRNMTMVLAPHKGAKTRQKAQETRERGRKPAAAGDDNASQ, from the coding sequence ATCCTGGGCCGCGGTTACCAGAGAAGAACTGATCAAGGAGGCCCCATCAGCACTGAGACCCGCATCAACGAGCGCATCCGCGTCCCTGAGGTCCGACTCGTCGGACCGAACTCGGAGCAGGTGGGCATCGTGCGTGTTGAAGATGCGCTTCGCTTGGCCATCGAGGCCGACCTGGACCTGGTCGAGGTCGCACCCGACGCCCGGCCACCCGTGTGCAAGATCATGGACTACGGGAAGTTCAAGTACGAAGCGGCCCAGAAGCAGCGCGAATCGCGTCGTAACCAGCAGATGACCGTCGTCAAGGAGCAGAAGCTCCGCCCGAAGATCGACGACCACGACTACGAGACCAAGAAGGGGCACGTCGTCCGCTTCCTCGAAGCCGGGTCGAAGGTCAAGGTCACCATCATGTTCCGCGGCCGCGAGCAGTCGCGCCCCGAACTGGGCTTCCGCCTGCTGCAGCGCCTCGGAAACGATGTCGCCGACTACGGGTTCATCGAGACCTCGGCCAAGCAGGACGGGCGCAACATGACCATGGTGTTGGCGCCGCACAAGGGTGCGAAGACCCGCCAGAAGGCGCAGGAGACCCGCGAGCGCGGGCGGAAACCTGCGGCCGCAGGCGACGACAACGCCAGCCAGTAG
- the rpmI gene encoding 50S ribosomal protein L35 — protein MPKSKTHKGTAKRFKVTGSGKIVRQKANRRHLLEHKSSRRTRRLDGIAVVSENDTPRIKRLLNR, from the coding sequence ATGCCGAAGAGCAAGACCCACAAGGGCACCGCAAAGCGTTTCAAGGTGACCGGCAGCGGCAAGATCGTTCGCCAGAAGGCCAACCGTCGCCACCTGTTGGAGCACAAGTCGTCGCGTCGCACCCGCCGTCTCGACGGCATCGCCGTGGTGAGCGAGAACGACACCCCGCGCATCAAGCGACTGCTGAACCGCTGA
- the rplT gene encoding 50S ribosomal protein L20, whose protein sequence is MARVKRAVNAQKKRRSTLEASKGYRGQRSRLYRKAKEQQLHSMTYAYRDRRARKGEFRKLWIARINAAARANDITYNRFIQGLKAAGVEVDRKVLADIAVADPEAFTGLVEVARKSLPADVNAPAA, encoded by the coding sequence ATGGCACGCGTGAAAAGGGCTGTGAACGCCCAGAAGAAGCGTCGTTCGACCCTGGAGGCTTCCAAGGGTTACCGCGGACAGCGTTCGCGCCTGTACCGCAAGGCGAAGGAGCAGCAGCTCCACTCGATGACTTACGCCTACCGGGACCGTCGCGCCCGCAAGGGTGAGTTCCGCAAGCTGTGGATCGCGCGTATCAACGCGGCGGCCCGCGCCAACGACATCACCTACAACCGCTTCATCCAGGGCCTCAAGGCCGCTGGTGTCGAGGTGGACCGCAAGGTGCTCGCCGACATCGCCGTCGCCGACCCGGAGGCCTTCACCGGTCTCGTCGAGGTCGCGCGCAAGTCGCTGCCGGCCGACGTGAACGCACCCGCTGCCTGA
- a CDS encoding RNA methyltransferase, with translation MEVLSERSSRVVAYAKLHRASVRRAEGRFLVEGANSVESALATGRAERILVREGDVDRFAVLVDSALANGLSVEVLSERAVAKLTEATTAPGVFAICPLLDRPLSAVLDASPGLLAVAVEPREPGNLGTLVRCADAMGADAVVVLGDSVDPHNGKCVRSSAGSVFHVPIVRERDVEAGLTSIGAAGISVLATAADGELSLDDADAVLGARCAWLFGNEAHGLDDAVARRADHRVSIPIHGRAESLNLAAAAAICLYASARVRASGPARDAR, from the coding sequence ATGGAAGTTCTCTCCGAACGATCATCACGGGTCGTGGCGTATGCAAAACTGCATCGCGCCTCGGTGCGTCGCGCGGAGGGTCGATTCCTCGTCGAGGGTGCGAACTCTGTCGAATCGGCGCTCGCCACCGGACGGGCCGAGCGAATACTGGTGCGCGAAGGCGACGTCGATCGATTCGCCGTCCTCGTCGACTCCGCGCTCGCGAACGGCCTCTCGGTAGAGGTCCTCTCCGAGCGGGCGGTCGCCAAACTGACGGAGGCCACCACCGCTCCGGGTGTGTTCGCGATCTGCCCGCTGCTCGATCGGCCGCTGTCGGCGGTGCTCGACGCGTCGCCGGGCCTGCTGGCCGTCGCGGTGGAGCCGCGCGAGCCGGGGAACCTCGGCACCTTGGTGCGATGCGCCGATGCGATGGGCGCCGACGCGGTGGTCGTACTCGGCGACTCGGTGGATCCGCACAACGGGAAATGCGTGCGGTCCTCGGCCGGGAGTGTGTTCCACGTGCCGATCGTGCGCGAGCGGGACGTCGAGGCGGGCCTGACATCGATCGGTGCTGCCGGCATCAGCGTGCTGGCGACCGCGGCCGACGGCGAACTGTCCCTCGACGACGCCGACGCGGTACTCGGCGCACGCTGTGCATGGCTCTTCGGCAATGAGGCCCATGGCCTTGACGACGCCGTGGCCAGACGTGCAGATCACCGGGTGTCGATACCGATCCATGGCCGAGCCGAGAGTTTGAATCTGGCGGCGGCAGCAGCCATCTGCCTGTACGCGAGCGCGCGTGTCCGAGCGTCGGGCCCGGCCCGCGACGCCCGGTGA
- the pheS gene encoding phenylalanine--tRNA ligase subunit alpha: MRFPEPHELDAAAAAAVAAFEAAADLDDLAHAKTAHLGDRSPIALARRALGSLPKEERSAAGKTVNEVRGRVTAAFDVRTTTLQAERDAAVLVAEAVDVTLPSGRRRVGARHPITVIAEQVADVFIGMGWEVAEGPEVETEHHNFDALNFLPDHPARSMQDTFYIAPEGSRQVLRTHTSPVQVRSMLSRDVPIYVACPGRTFRTDELDATHTPVFHQIEGLAVDKDLTLANLRGTLEVFARALFGPETTTRMRPSYFPFTEPSAEVDVWFPAKKGGAGWVEWGGCGMVNPNVLRASGIDPDVYSGFAFGMGLERTLQFRNDISDMRDMVEGDVRFTVPFGPAV, from the coding sequence ATGCGGTTTCCGGAACCGCACGAACTCGACGCCGCCGCCGCGGCGGCCGTCGCCGCGTTCGAGGCCGCCGCAGACCTCGACGACCTCGCACACGCCAAGACCGCGCACCTCGGCGACCGTTCGCCGATCGCACTCGCCCGACGGGCTCTGGGGTCGCTCCCGAAGGAGGAGCGTTCGGCTGCGGGCAAGACCGTCAACGAGGTCCGCGGACGGGTCACCGCGGCCTTCGACGTCCGGACGACGACCCTGCAGGCCGAACGGGACGCTGCCGTCCTGGTTGCCGAAGCCGTCGACGTCACGTTGCCCAGCGGCCGACGACGTGTCGGCGCACGGCACCCGATCACGGTGATCGCCGAACAGGTCGCCGACGTCTTCATCGGGATGGGCTGGGAGGTCGCGGAGGGCCCGGAGGTCGAGACCGAGCACCACAACTTCGATGCGCTGAACTTTTTGCCCGACCATCCGGCGCGTTCGATGCAGGACACCTTCTACATCGCTCCCGAGGGCTCGCGGCAGGTGCTGCGAACGCACACCTCCCCGGTTCAGGTCCGGTCGATGCTGAGCCGCGACGTCCCGATCTACGTCGCGTGTCCCGGACGGACGTTCCGCACCGACGAACTCGACGCCACCCACACCCCGGTCTTCCACCAGATCGAGGGGCTGGCCGTTGACAAGGACCTCACCCTGGCGAATCTGCGTGGCACCCTCGAGGTCTTTGCGCGGGCCCTGTTCGGTCCGGAGACCACCACCCGGATGCGGCCCAGCTACTTCCCGTTCACCGAGCCGTCGGCCGAGGTCGACGTCTGGTTCCCCGCCAAGAAGGGCGGCGCCGGCTGGGTGGAATGGGGCGGTTGCGGCATGGTCAATCCGAATGTGTTGCGCGCCAGCGGAATCGATCCCGATGTCTATTCGGGGTTCGCATTCGGGATGGGTCTCGAACGAACCCTGCAGTTCCGCAACGACATCTCCGACATGCGTGACATGGTCGAAGGGGACGTCCGATTCACCGTCCCGTTCGGCCCGGCGGTCTGA
- the pheT gene encoding phenylalanine--tRNA ligase subunit beta, translated as MRAPQSWFTEVLRRGDPQWSATAAEIDQGFVRVGFEIEDVETFPATTGPLVIGRVETIEELTEFKKPIRFCTVEVGEEQPRGIVCGARNFAVGDLIVAALPGAVLPGPFEIASRKTYGRVSDGMICSVSELGIGSDHSGILVLAPGTGEPGADAREVLGLDDTAIDINVTPDRGYAFSVRGLGRELAGSFGVPFVDPGVGAEALATAEGDAWPVAIDEESSATRYTARVIAGVDATATSPWWMQKRLLVAGIRPISAIVDITNYVMIELGQPLHAFDAEKLAGAVTVRPAQAGEKLTTLDDVVRVLDPEDVVIADDNGPVALAGVMGGASTEVTASTTTVLLEAATFDPVRVFRTGKRHKLTSEASKRFERTVDPEVTSVASDRAARLIVEIAGGTIASPLSEARVVTNPMPSITIAADEPDRTAGIAYPAGTTAARLAEVGCTVAGTDPLSVAPPSWRPDLRERADLVEEVLRLEGLEDIPAVVPRAPAGTGLSAAQRRRRGIGRTLALDGYVEVLPYPFMPAGVFDIWDLPADDERRRTVKVLNPLESDRPELNTTLLPGLLEMTARNIARGQRDLSLFTIGQVVMAGDHVAAVDTLDVTTRPTDEQIAALDASLPDQPLHVAVVLTGLRDPAGPWGPGRAADHVDAFEAARTIGRAAGVEMVLSAADERPWHPGRCARLSVDGETVGYAGELHPAVLERAGLPKRLCAVEIDVDALPLVDRLPAPRVSPFPAVLQDVAVVVGDTVASADVAAALRAGAGDLLEAIDLFDVFTGDQVGDGSKSLTFALRFRASDRTLTEEEANEAKLAAVAHAGEQVGARLR; from the coding sequence GTGCGTGCCCCACAGTCCTGGTTCACCGAGGTGCTCCGCCGGGGAGACCCCCAGTGGTCGGCGACGGCCGCAGAGATCGACCAGGGATTCGTCCGCGTCGGTTTCGAGATCGAGGATGTCGAGACCTTTCCGGCGACCACGGGCCCGCTGGTGATCGGCCGGGTGGAGACCATCGAGGAGCTCACGGAGTTCAAGAAACCGATCCGGTTCTGCACGGTCGAGGTGGGCGAGGAACAGCCACGCGGCATCGTCTGTGGTGCACGCAATTTCGCCGTCGGTGACCTCATAGTGGCTGCGCTGCCCGGCGCCGTGTTGCCGGGGCCCTTCGAGATCGCCTCGCGCAAGACCTACGGCCGTGTCTCCGACGGCATGATCTGCTCGGTGTCCGAGCTGGGGATCGGCAGCGACCACAGTGGCATCCTGGTGCTGGCGCCGGGCACGGGCGAGCCGGGCGCCGACGCGCGGGAGGTGCTCGGACTCGACGACACCGCCATCGACATCAACGTCACCCCCGACCGCGGCTATGCATTCTCGGTACGTGGACTCGGCCGCGAACTCGCCGGCAGTTTCGGCGTGCCGTTCGTCGACCCGGGAGTCGGTGCCGAGGCGCTGGCGACTGCCGAAGGCGATGCATGGCCGGTGGCGATCGACGAGGAGTCGTCGGCGACTCGGTACACCGCGCGGGTGATCGCCGGTGTCGACGCCACCGCCACCTCGCCGTGGTGGATGCAGAAGCGACTGCTGGTCGCCGGAATCCGTCCGATCTCCGCGATCGTCGACATCACCAACTACGTGATGATCGAGCTCGGGCAACCGTTGCATGCCTTCGACGCCGAGAAACTCGCGGGGGCCGTCACCGTGCGCCCCGCGCAGGCGGGGGAGAAGCTGACCACTCTCGACGATGTGGTTCGGGTCCTCGATCCCGAGGACGTGGTGATCGCCGACGACAACGGTCCAGTTGCGCTGGCCGGCGTGATGGGTGGAGCGTCCACCGAGGTCACCGCCTCCACGACGACCGTCCTGCTCGAGGCGGCGACCTTTGATCCAGTGCGTGTGTTCCGTACCGGTAAACGGCACAAGCTGACCTCGGAGGCCAGTAAACGATTCGAGCGCACCGTGGACCCGGAGGTCACCTCGGTGGCGTCGGACCGGGCGGCGCGACTGATCGTCGAGATCGCCGGTGGCACAATCGCGTCGCCGCTGAGCGAGGCGAGGGTCGTCACGAATCCCATGCCCTCGATCACGATCGCCGCCGACGAGCCAGATCGCACAGCCGGGATCGCATATCCCGCCGGGACCACCGCGGCGCGTCTGGCGGAGGTCGGCTGCACGGTCGCGGGTACGGATCCGCTGTCGGTGGCCCCACCGTCGTGGCGTCCCGATCTGCGCGAACGAGCCGACCTCGTCGAGGAGGTGTTGCGCCTCGAAGGTCTCGAGGACATCCCGGCGGTGGTGCCGCGTGCGCCGGCAGGCACCGGCCTGAGTGCGGCGCAGCGTCGGCGTCGCGGCATCGGCCGGACGCTTGCGCTCGACGGGTACGTCGAGGTGCTGCCGTACCCGTTCATGCCTGCCGGGGTCTTCGACATCTGGGATCTGCCCGCCGACGACGAGCGCAGGCGCACCGTCAAGGTGCTCAACCCGCTCGAGTCCGATCGCCCGGAACTCAACACCACCCTGCTTCCCGGTTTGCTCGAGATGACTGCCCGCAACATCGCCAGGGGACAGCGGGATCTGTCGTTGTTCACCATCGGCCAGGTGGTGATGGCGGGCGATCACGTCGCGGCGGTGGATACGCTCGACGTCACCACGCGCCCCACTGACGAACAGATCGCGGCGCTCGATGCGTCGCTGCCGGATCAGCCACTACATGTCGCAGTTGTCCTGACCGGGCTCCGTGACCCCGCGGGCCCATGGGGGCCGGGGCGCGCCGCCGACCACGTCGATGCCTTCGAGGCGGCCAGGACCATCGGTCGGGCAGCTGGTGTCGAGATGGTGTTGTCGGCAGCCGACGAACGGCCGTGGCATCCCGGCCGTTGCGCCCGCCTCAGTGTCGACGGTGAGACTGTCGGGTACGCCGGAGAGTTGCATCCGGCGGTTCTCGAACGGGCAGGTCTGCCCAAACGCTTGTGCGCGGTCGAGATCGATGTCGATGCGCTGCCACTCGTCGATCGCCTCCCGGCGCCGCGTGTGTCGCCGTTCCCGGCGGTTCTGCAGGACGTCGCGGTCGTGGTCGGGGACACGGTCGCATCCGCAGACGTGGCGGCTGCGCTGCGAGCCGGTGCGGGCGACCTGCTCGAGGCCATCGACCTCTTCGACGTGTTCACCGGCGATCAGGTGGGTGACGGCAGCAAGTCGCTCACCTTCGCTCTGCGGTTCCGAGCGTCCGACCGGACACTCACCGAGGAGGAGGCCAACGAGGCGAAGCTCGCCGCCGTCGCGCACGCGGGTGAGCAGGTGGGCGCACGACTGCGTTGA
- the argC gene encoding N-acetyl-gamma-glutamyl-phosphate reductase — protein MTIKVAVAGASGYAGGEILRLLCGHPRLRSGDLEIGALTAGGNAGSTLGSLHPHLLPLADRELDETTAEVLAGHDVVFLGLPHGRSGEIADALPPTTLIIDCGADHRLENAQDWLDYYGSEHAGTWPYGLPELPGNRETLRDASRIAVPGCYPTVSVLALRPAVAAGLVEPQVTVVAVSGASGAGRSPRVDLLASEVIGSARAYGIGGAHRHTPEIAQALSAAADLPVSVSFTPVLVPMARGILATCTARTSATADEIRAVYEKAYGDETFIHVLPEGVLPTTGSVIGSNAVQIAVTVDERAGTMVAVAAIDNLTKGTGGAAVQSMNLALGWDEAEGLSTVGVAP, from the coding sequence ATGACGATCAAGGTGGCAGTCGCCGGTGCGAGCGGCTACGCGGGCGGAGAGATACTTCGACTCCTGTGCGGACATCCGCGCCTTCGATCGGGAGACCTGGAGATCGGTGCGTTGACCGCGGGCGGCAATGCAGGCAGCACCCTCGGATCGCTGCATCCGCATCTTCTGCCTCTCGCGGATCGGGAACTCGACGAGACCACCGCCGAGGTCCTCGCGGGCCACGACGTGGTCTTTCTCGGTCTGCCGCACGGCAGGTCCGGCGAGATCGCCGACGCCCTGCCGCCGACCACACTGATCATCGACTGCGGCGCAGATCATCGGCTGGAGAACGCGCAGGACTGGCTCGACTATTACGGCAGTGAGCACGCCGGGACCTGGCCGTACGGTCTTCCCGAGTTGCCGGGCAATCGGGAGACCCTCCGGGATGCGAGCCGGATCGCGGTTCCCGGTTGCTACCCGACGGTGTCGGTCCTCGCCCTGCGGCCCGCGGTTGCCGCAGGCCTCGTGGAACCGCAGGTGACCGTCGTCGCGGTGAGCGGAGCGTCCGGTGCAGGCCGCTCGCCCCGGGTCGATCTGTTGGCGTCCGAGGTGATCGGTTCGGCGCGCGCGTACGGGATCGGTGGCGCGCATCGTCACACGCCGGAGATCGCTCAGGCGCTGTCGGCAGCCGCAGACCTTCCCGTCTCCGTCTCCTTCACGCCCGTCCTCGTGCCGATGGCGCGTGGGATCCTCGCCACGTGCACGGCGCGTACGAGTGCTACGGCGGACGAGATCCGGGCTGTGTACGAGAAGGCATACGGCGACGAGACCTTCATCCACGTGCTCCCGGAAGGAGTGCTCCCGACCACCGGATCGGTCATCGGCAGCAACGCCGTTCAGATCGCGGTGACCGTCGACGAACGTGCCGGCACGATGGTCGCGGTCGCGGCGATCGACAATCTGACCAAGGGCACCGGCGGAGCTGCCGTGCAATCGATGAACCTCGCGCTCGGCTGGGACGAGGCCGAGGGCTTGAGCACCGTGGGGGTGGCACCGTGA
- the argB gene encoding acetylglutamate kinase, with the protein MSVSGGDGSLSAIDKAMVLAESLPALQSLHGATVVVKYGGNAMIDDELKRAFATDMVFLRACGIHPVVVHGGGPQISAMLKRLGLEGEFRSGFRVTTPEVMDVARMVLFGQVGRELVGLINAHGPYAVGITGEDAHLFTASRRTVLVDGVATDIGLVGDITSVNTSAVVDLVAAGRIPVVSTIAPDRDGVVHNINADTAAGALADALGASRLVMLTDVEGLYTDWPDRTSLVEKISTSEVDALLGSLDAGMVPKMEACLRAVNGSVRQAHVIDGRVPHSVLAQLLTESSTGTTVVADSDNPGDAS; encoded by the coding sequence ATGTCGGTCAGCGGGGGAGACGGGTCCCTGAGTGCCATCGACAAGGCAATGGTGCTGGCCGAATCACTTCCGGCGCTGCAGTCGCTGCACGGTGCGACGGTGGTGGTCAAGTACGGCGGCAACGCGATGATCGACGACGAACTCAAGCGCGCCTTCGCCACGGACATGGTGTTCCTGCGCGCGTGCGGGATCCACCCGGTGGTCGTGCACGGTGGAGGTCCGCAGATCTCCGCGATGCTGAAGCGACTCGGCCTCGAAGGCGAGTTCCGGAGCGGGTTCCGCGTCACCACCCCAGAGGTGATGGACGTGGCACGAATGGTGCTGTTCGGGCAGGTCGGGCGGGAACTGGTCGGCCTGATCAATGCCCACGGGCCCTACGCGGTGGGTATCACCGGCGAGGACGCACATCTCTTCACCGCTTCTCGCAGAACGGTTCTCGTCGATGGCGTGGCCACGGACATCGGCCTGGTGGGCGACATCACGTCGGTGAACACCTCTGCGGTGGTCGACCTGGTGGCGGCCGGACGCATCCCGGTGGTCTCGACCATCGCCCCTGACCGCGACGGGGTGGTGCACAACATCAACGCCGACACGGCCGCGGGTGCACTCGCCGATGCCCTGGGTGCGTCGCGCCTGGTGATGCTCACCGACGTGGAAGGTCTCTACACCGACTGGCCGGATCGCACCTCGCTGGTCGAGAAGATCAGCACGTCGGAGGTCGATGCCCTGCTCGGATCGCTCGACGCGGGCATGGTTCCGAAGATGGAGGCGTGTCTGCGAGCCGTGAACGGCAGTGTGCGCCAAGCCCATGTGATCGACGGGCGGGTGCCGCATTCGGTGCTCGCCCAACTACTGACCGAGAGCTCTACCGGGACGACTGTCGTCGCCGACTCCGACAACCCAGGGGACGCATCATGA
- a CDS encoding acetylornithine transaminase produces the protein MTEPLQQRWSAALMNNYGTPAIALTSGSGAVVRDADGKEYLDLLGGIAVNSLGHAHPAIVDAVTTQLQTLGHVSNLYISAPAVELAEQLLDKFGHPGRVFFCNSGTEANEAAFKLARRTGRPEIVATERAFHGRTMGALAMTGQPAKRAPFEPMPPGVRFVPYGDVDELEAAVTENTAAVILEPILGESGVVVPPNGYLAAARRITSDRGALLIFDEVQTGIARTGSFFAHQAAGVVPDVMTLAKGLGGGLPIGACIASGPAADLFEPGQHGTTFGGNPTCTAAALAVLRVIDEEGLVDHVASLGKSIASGIEDLGHPEVSHVRGSGLLLGVVLNRPIAAKTELAARAAGFLINAPGPDVLRLAPPLILTEEQGAAFVAALPAILDKAAEQSQPSDDSQGKTA, from the coding sequence ATGACCGAGCCATTGCAACAGCGGTGGTCGGCCGCATTGATGAACAATTACGGCACGCCGGCGATCGCGTTGACCAGTGGGTCGGGGGCCGTCGTCCGCGACGCGGACGGCAAGGAATATCTCGACCTCCTGGGCGGCATCGCGGTGAACTCGCTGGGGCACGCGCATCCGGCGATCGTCGACGCGGTGACCACCCAGCTCCAGACGCTGGGGCATGTTTCCAACCTCTACATCAGCGCGCCCGCAGTCGAACTCGCCGAGCAACTGCTGGACAAGTTCGGTCACCCCGGCCGGGTGTTCTTCTGCAACTCGGGTACCGAGGCGAACGAGGCCGCCTTCAAACTCGCCCGCCGTACCGGACGTCCGGAGATCGTCGCCACCGAGCGCGCGTTTCACGGACGGACCATGGGTGCGCTCGCGATGACGGGCCAGCCCGCCAAACGGGCGCCCTTCGAGCCGATGCCGCCGGGTGTGCGCTTCGTCCCGTACGGCGACGTCGACGAGCTCGAGGCCGCGGTGACCGAGAACACCGCGGCGGTCATCCTGGAGCCGATCCTCGGCGAGAGCGGTGTCGTCGTGCCGCCGAACGGATACCTGGCGGCGGCCCGGCGGATCACCTCCGACCGCGGCGCATTGCTGATCTTCGACGAGGTCCAGACCGGGATCGCCCGTACCGGCTCGTTTTTCGCGCACCAGGCAGCCGGGGTCGTGCCCGATGTGATGACCTTGGCGAAGGGGCTCGGCGGCGGTCTGCCGATCGGTGCATGCATCGCTTCGGGTCCGGCGGCCGATCTCTTCGAACCCGGTCAGCACGGCACCACATTCGGTGGCAATCCGACCTGCACCGCGGCGGCTCTGGCCGTGCTGCGTGTGATCGATGAGGAGGGACTCGTCGACCACGTTGCGTCCCTGGGCAAGTCGATTGCGTCCGGGATCGAGGACCTCGGACATCCCGAGGTGTCGCACGTGCGTGGGTCCGGCCTCTTGCTCGGCGTGGTGCTGAACCGTCCCATCGCGGCCAAGACAGAACTCGCAGCACGAGCGGCGGGGTTCCTCATCAATGCGCCGGGCCCCGACGTGCTGCGGCTGGCGCCCCCGTTGATCCTCACCGAGGAACAGGGCGCCGCCTTCGTCGCCGCGCTGCCGGCGATCCTCGACAAGGCCGCCGAACAGTCTCAACCGTCCGACGATTCGCAGGGGAAGACCGCATGA
- the argF gene encoding ornithine carbamoyltransferase encodes MTRHFLRDDDLTPDEQAQVLALAAEVKAEPFTRRPLEGPRGVGVIFDKNSTRTRFSFEMGIAQMGGHAVVVDGTTTQLGRDETIEDTGRVLSRFVDAVVWRTFGQDRLEAMTSSATIPVVNALSDTFHPCQVLADLQTIIEHKGTTAGLSMTYLGDGANNMAHSLALGGVTAGMHVTISAPAGFEPDAGVVAAATRRAALTGGSVRIVTDPVEAVTGADVLVTDTWTSMGQESDGKDRHAPFVPYQINDGLLGHADPAAIVLHCLPAHRGEEITDDVLDGPASVVLDEAENRLHAQKALLIWLLEQQ; translated from the coding sequence ATGACCCGTCATTTCTTACGCGACGACGATCTCACGCCCGACGAGCAGGCCCAGGTGTTGGCGCTCGCGGCCGAGGTCAAGGCCGAGCCGTTCACACGCCGTCCGCTCGAGGGCCCGCGCGGCGTCGGGGTCATCTTCGACAAGAACTCGACCCGCACGAGGTTCTCCTTCGAGATGGGTATCGCACAGATGGGCGGGCACGCGGTCGTCGTCGACGGCACCACCACACAGCTCGGCCGCGACGAGACCATCGAGGACACCGGTCGCGTGCTGTCGCGGTTCGTCGACGCAGTGGTCTGGCGAACCTTCGGTCAGGATCGTCTCGAGGCGATGACGTCCTCGGCAACCATCCCGGTCGTGAACGCCTTGTCCGACACCTTCCACCCGTGCCAGGTGCTCGCAGATCTGCAGACGATCATCGAACACAAGGGGACGACGGCGGGGTTGTCGATGACCTACCTCGGCGACGGTGCGAACAACATGGCACATTCACTCGCGCTCGGCGGTGTCACAGCGGGCATGCATGTCACCATCAGTGCCCCCGCCGGCTTCGAACCGGACGCCGGCGTCGTCGCGGCGGCGACACGGCGCGCGGCACTCACCGGCGGATCGGTGCGGATCGTGACCGACCCGGTCGAGGCGGTGACCGGCGCCGATGTCCTGGTCACCGACACGTGGACCTCGATGGGGCAGGAGAGCGACGGCAAGGATCGGCACGCGCCGTTCGTCCCGTATCAGATCAACGACGGGTTGCTCGGGCACGCGGACCCGGCGGCCATCGTGCTGCATTGCCTGCCCGCGCACCGCGGCGAGGAAATCACCGACGACGTGCTCGACGGCCCCGCCAGTGTGGTTCTCGACGAAGCCGAGAACCGCCTGCACGCGCAGAAGGCACTGCTCATCTGGTTGTTGGAGCAGCAATGA